The nucleotide sequence CTTTCGTTGGGTTACGATGGCCGATTGACCGGGTTTACGTCTGTCCAGATCTTCCTGAATGGCCTCTAGGTTCAATTCAATTCCTGCTGGACAACCATCCAGTACGCCGCCGATGGCCACACCGTGAGATTCTCCAAACGTAGATAGTTTAAAAAGGGTTCCAAAAGTATTTCCTGCCATGTTTGTAGTTAAAATTTGTAGTTATGAAATGGTTTTAGAGGGCATTTCAACTCAAAGATCCAAAGGTAAATCTTAAAACAGAGATACGAAAATAGAAACCTTGCATATTGCAAATTAAAACAGAATTGGATCAACTTAATGTAAACTTAACTATTTCCTTATCCTAATTTGATTTTGCCTTCACCTTAAATTTAAATCCAAAGGTTTAATTTGAGAAAATTCCACCTCCGTGAAAAAACGACAAATAGAATTGGTAGTTATTTCAGACGTGCATTTAGGAACTTTCGGTTGCCATGCTGATGAACTACTGGCCTATTTGAACAGTATAAATCCTAAAACACTTATATTAAACGGCGATATTGTTGATATCTGGCAATTTAGCAAGAAATATTTCCCTGCCACACACCTAAAAGTGCTGAGAAAAATTATGGGAATGGCCACTAATGGTACCGAAGTGTACTACATTGTTGGGAACCACGATGAAAGGCTTCGTAGATTCTGTGGCACATCATTAGGTAATATCCATTTTGTAGATCAGTTGACGCTGGAATTAAATGGTAAAAGGGCATGGTTCTTTCACGGTGATGTTTTTGATATATCCATGCAAAATGCAAAATGGGTAGCCAAACTGGGAAGACATGGCTACAGTCTATTAATCGTGATTAACAGAAACATTAATTGGATCTTGGGCAAATTGGGGCGCGAGAAATATTCCCTTTCAAAAAGAATTAAGAACAGCGTAAAAGGTGCTGTTGGATTTATCCAAAATTTTGAACATACCGCAAAGGAATTGGCCATCGACAAGAACTATGATTATGTGATCTGCGGTCACATCCATCAACCTAAAAAAGAAATTTTTGAAAGTGAACAAGGCAAATGCACCTATTTAAATTCCGGGGATTGGGTAGAAAATCTTACAGCCCTGGAATACACCTTTAAACGTTGGAAAATATATAGATATAGTGCAGATAAACTTTCTCCTTTCTTTGCAGATGAAGAACTCAAGGGTATGGACATCCATGAATTGCTGGCCGCCACATCCATTACTGTTAAGCCTCCCCAAAAAACAACCAAAAAAGCAAAAATCTAATACCGATGCATTGATTTGGTTTAGCTAATAAAAACACATTAAAGCTATCAAAACAATTGTAAAAAGCCCCGTCCAACAACTATTAAAAGTATTGAACAGGGCTGAAAATATGTGATTTATTTTAAAAAATTGACATTTATAGTCTAAGAGCCTAGCTAATAAAAGGTATCAAACCTCAGGGCAAGCCTGTCTACCGACAAAGGCAGGCCCTGAACCCGATAATAGGAATCGACCCAAGGGTCGAGGTATTGAACCTAGATCCCGCCGAAAAGGGCGGGATTAGTTCAACTTGCAATTTTCAGTGCGTCTTACTGACTTCTCAAAATTGAGTTTCACTAATAAAACCAATTAGGCTATAAGCGCCTCCTTTAGTATTGAAATAGGATGCAAGGCCTTCCTTTGCGTACCATCATATATCTGATGCCTACAACTGGTGCCATTGGCTGCTATGATCACGTCCTCACTGGCCTTTCTCACTGCCGGAAACAACTTTAGCTCCCCTACCTGCATACTTACCTCATAATGCTCCTTTTCATAGCCAAAGGATCCTGCCATACCACAACATCCGGAACTTATTATAGAAACAGTATAATTTTTTGGAAGATTCAATATGTCGAAGGTTACCTTTTGATTGGAAATTGACTTTTGATGACAATGTGTGTGGATCTTTACAGTCTTGGCTTCCTGGGTAAATAGATCGGATGTTAAAACACCTATCTGAATTTCTTTGGCCAAAAATTCTTCTATTAAAAAAGAATTGGCAGCAACGGCATCCATCTTCTTTTTGTCTAAACCAAATCGCTTATATTCATCCCTAAACGTAAGTATGGCGGAAGGTTCCAATCCAATTATTGGAAGTCCCTTTTCGGCTAGCTGCGAAAGTTTATCCACATTCCCAATCGCCAATTTTTTGGCCTGCTTTAAAAATCCTTTGGAAATATAGGTCCTTCCACTCTCTGCATAAAAAAGTTCCACCTCATACCCCAATCGCGTCAGCACTTCAATAGCATCCCTACCCAGATCAACATCCAAATAGTTGGTAAATTCATCTATGTAAAGCACAACTTTGGACCTGGTCGTATTTGCCTGAACCTTAGCTTTTTGAAGCTCCTTATCAAAATCGAACTTATAGACTTTTGGCAGACTACGTTGCTCTGCTACTCCGACCGACTTCTTAAGCAATCCGCCAAATATTTTGGAATCGTACATGGCATTGGTAATACCTGCCATACTACTTCCCAATTTATTAAGCTTGGTATTATAGGCAAAAAGCTTCGCCCTTAAGGGATACCCGTTCTCTTCCTGATATTGATAAAGAAATTCAGCTTTAAGTGTGGCCACATCAACATTACTGGGGCATTCACTGGAGCAGGCCTTACAGCTTAAACAAAGATCAAAAACTTCTTTTAGCTCCTTATTGTTAAACTTATTCGTCTTTTCCGAAGAAGTCAAAAATTCGCGCAGGGTATTGGCACGGCCTCTTGTAGTATCCTTTTCATTTTTGGTGGCATGATAACTGGGGCACATGGCTCCGGATACCAAATGTGTCTTTCTACAATCCCCACTACCATTACATTTTTCGGCCGCTTTTAGAATGCCTTCACTATCGGAAAAATCCATCAAGGTTTTTATTTCCGGTTCTTCGCGGTCAATTTCATACCTCAGGGACTCGTCCATGGGATAGGCATCCACAATTTTTCCTGGATTGAAAATATTTTGTGGGTCAAAATAGGTCTTTACCCGTTTAAGGAGCTCATAATTCTTCTGTCCGATCATTAGTGGAATAAACTCGGCCCTTACAATTCCATCACCGTGTTCCCCGCTAAAGGATCCATGGTATTTTTTGGTAAGTTTGGCCACGTCTGTAGTAATGGACCTGAACAAGGCCACATCTGCAGATTTCTTTAAATTTAAGATCGGTCTTAAATGCAACTCCCCTGCCCCAGCATGGGCGTAGTAGACCGCATCCTGCTTATAGTCCTTCATTATTTGGGTGAATTCCCCTATAAAATCCTTTAGGTCTTCCAAGGCCACCGCAGTATCCTCTATACAGGCAACCGCCTTTCGGTCTCCAACTATATTTCCAAGAAGGCCCAATCCGGCCTTTCTAAGTTCTATCGCCTTATTCACATCGGCCAACCTTAATATAGGGCTGGCATAGCTCAATCCCGACTTTTTAACGGTCTCCAATAACTGCTGAAGTTGATTGTCCAAATCTTCTTCGGTATCCGCTTTAACCTCCAGCATCAATAAAGCTGCGGGATCCCCTTCCACAAAAAATCTGTTCTCCAATTGGGTACGGTTATTTTTGGTGCAATCCAAAATTACCTTGTCCATCATTTCGCAGGTATGCAGATTGTGCGTCATAAGGGGAGCAACGTCCAATAAGCAATCTTCCAAAGTTTTGTAATGGGTAACCACCATTGCGGAAAGTTTTGGCGGCAACTCGGTCAATTGAAGCACTATTTCTGTCGTAAAGGCCAAGGTGCCTTCACTCCCACTCAATAATTTACAAAGGTTTATGCCTTGGGCACTATCCCCAAAAATATTGTTCTTGAGCAACTCGTCCACAGCATATCCGGTATTGCGTCTATGTATCTGGGGTTTTGGAAATTCCTTTAAAATTTCCGCCTGTATTTCCTTATTGCTTAGCTCTTTATGAAGACTGTTGTAAATTTTTCCTTCAAAATTATCCAAGGCCATTTTTCCCAGAAATTCGTTCAAGGAAAGGTCTTTAAATTCTACCTTGCTGCCATCGGATAAATAGGTCTGTAGGGATACCACCTGATCACGGGTAACCCCGTATTGTATGGAGGTGGTCCCTGAAGAGTTATTGCCTACCATTCCGCCTATCATACAGCGGTTGGAAGTAGAAGTGTTGGGTCCAAAAAATAGGCCATATGGCGCCAAATAAAGATTTAACTCGTCGCGGATTACCCCTGGCTGGACAGTTACTTGTTTTTTATCTACATCAACAGAAAGAATCTTGGTGAAATTTTTGGAGACATCCACTACTATACCGTCCCCAACACATTGTCCGGCCAGGGAGGTTCCTGCTGTTCTAGGTATTAAACCAATTTTATGCTCTCCTGCAAAAAGAATTAGTTTTCTTATATCCTCTTCAGTCTTCGGGTAAGCCACTGCCATTGGCATTTTTCTATATACGGAAGCATCGGTGGCATATAGGGTGGTCATTAATTTGTCCACAAACAAATCGCCCTCTAAATCACCTTTTAATTTATTTAGCATATTTTTATCCAACTCAAAACAATTTTGGGCACTAAATTAAGTTTTATTGTTTCAGATTAATAATGAATTTTTAATTTTTACATTAATTAACTTTAGAACACTTATGAAAATTTTAAAATTATTTACCCTATTTATGTTCTGCTCCTGGTTCTCTATGAGTGCCCAGGAAATATCCGATCACGCCATTGGTCTACGCTTGGGAGACAGTGATGGTTTTGGTGCAGAAATTTCCTATCAAAAATCTTTGGACCGCGACAACAGATTGGAAGCCAACCTTGGATGGCGGGATAGCCGTTATTTTGATGCTTTTAAATTAACGGCCCTTTACCAGTGGGTTAGGCCATTGGATGGAAATTTCAACTGGTACTATGGTGCCGGTGGCGGTCTAGGAAGTGTTGATTTCGCATCAAGACCCAATGGCAATGGAGGTTTCTATACACCCGATGGCGGACTATTTGTTTTGGCAGCCGGGGATATTGGTATAGAATACAACTTTGATATTCCTTTACTAATTTCATTGGATTTTAGACCTGAAATAGGGATAGTAGGCTACAAAGACTTCTCTGATAATTTTGATTTCGATATAGCCTTGGGTATTCGCTATCAGTTTTAATACAATTAACTAATTACTAATTTATTGGGCCATGAATGTTCTTGTAGCATTTATGGCTTTTTTTATTACTCATATATAAGTACATTTGCGGCAATTAAAAGAAAAAACAATGAAAAAAATATTATTATCCCTTACTGTTCTTGTAGGAGTTGTAGCGTGCAACAGTAAACCTGAAGGTTTTGTATTGAATGGAACTTTAACCGGTGATGTGGAAAACGGTACCCAAATATTTATAAGAAAAATTGATGAAAACAATCAGCCCTATGATATTGACACCACTACAGTTGAAAACGGTAAGTTTACAATTAGTGGTCCTGTTGATTCGCCCGATTTAATGTATGTTTTTATTGATAAGGTGCAAGGCTATACCCCCGTTGTTGCCGAAAAAGGTGAAATAGAACTAACTGCCCAAAAGGATAGTTTAAATTTTGCCAAGGTCAAAGGAACTGAACAAAATAATATTTTCTTTAACTATCTAAGTGAATCAAGGGCTTTGTCCGATCAGGCAATGTCCATCCAAAGGGATATGCAAAACGCCAATATGGGCGGAAATGAAGCTACCGTAAACTCTTTGCGTGACGAGTTTGCAGAGCTTCAAGAAGAATTTAAGAATTTTGAATTGAATTTCATTAAGAACAATCCAAATGGGCTTATTTCCGCTTTGTTGATAGAGAAAGGAATTGGAACAAGAATTATTGAGAGCGAAGAAGCACAAAAAATGTATGATGCCCTAACCCCAGAGATAAAGGAAACACTGCCTGCCAAAAACATTTTAAAAAGTTTGGAAGCTGCCAAAGCCAGAGAAGAAAAAGGTAAGAGTACGGCAATAGGCGCTACTGCCCCCGACTTTTCAGGACCTACCCCAGACGGTAAGGAATTGTCCTTGAAAGAAGCCATGGGAAAAGTGACCATCATCGATTTTTGGGCCGCCTGGTGTAAACCTTGTAGGGTTGAAAATCCAAATGTGGTCAACATCTATAACAAGTACCACTCCAAGGGACTTAACATTATTGGTGTTTCCTTGGATAGAAAGGAAGAAGATTGGAAAAAGGCGATTGCAGATGACAAACTTAGCTGGAACCATATATCCAGTTTGGATTACTTTAACGATGCTGTGGCCAAACTTTACAATGTAGAAGCCATCCCTGCTACCTTTATCCTTGATGAAAACGGGGTTATTGTAGCAAAAAACCTAAGAGGCCCTGAATTGGAGTCGAAAATTTCAGAACTTTTGCAGTAAGATAAAAACAGAATTTTACATAAAAAAGAGGCTGTCTAAGAAGGCAGCCTCTTTTTTAGTTTTATCCGGATCTGATATAAAAAATTGTATAAATACTAGAATCGTCAACAGCTTCGCTCCTGTATGAAAATCTTATAGAG is from Arenibacter algicola and encodes:
- a CDS encoding TlpA disulfide reductase family protein, with the translated sequence MKKILLSLTVLVGVVACNSKPEGFVLNGTLTGDVENGTQIFIRKIDENNQPYDIDTTTVENGKFTISGPVDSPDLMYVFIDKVQGYTPVVAEKGEIELTAQKDSLNFAKVKGTEQNNIFFNYLSESRALSDQAMSIQRDMQNANMGGNEATVNSLRDEFAELQEEFKNFELNFIKNNPNGLISALLIEKGIGTRIIESEEAQKMYDALTPEIKETLPAKNILKSLEAAKAREEKGKSTAIGATAPDFSGPTPDGKELSLKEAMGKVTIIDFWAAWCKPCRVENPNVVNIYNKYHSKGLNIIGVSLDRKEEDWKKAIADDKLSWNHISSLDYFNDAVAKLYNVEAIPATFILDENGVIVAKNLRGPELESKISELLQ
- a CDS encoding UDP-2,3-diacylglucosamine diphosphatase; translated protein: MKKRQIELVVISDVHLGTFGCHADELLAYLNSINPKTLILNGDIVDIWQFSKKYFPATHLKVLRKIMGMATNGTEVYYIVGNHDERLRRFCGTSLGNIHFVDQLTLELNGKRAWFFHGDVFDISMQNAKWVAKLGRHGYSLLIVINRNINWILGKLGREKYSLSKRIKNSVKGAVGFIQNFEHTAKELAIDKNYDYVICGHIHQPKKEIFESEQGKCTYLNSGDWVENLTALEYTFKRWKIYRYSADKLSPFFADEELKGMDIHELLAATSITVKPPQKTTKKAKI
- a CDS encoding FAD-binding and (Fe-S)-binding domain-containing protein — protein: MLNKLKGDLEGDLFVDKLMTTLYATDASVYRKMPMAVAYPKTEEDIRKLILFAGEHKIGLIPRTAGTSLAGQCVGDGIVVDVSKNFTKILSVDVDKKQVTVQPGVIRDELNLYLAPYGLFFGPNTSTSNRCMIGGMVGNNSSGTTSIQYGVTRDQVVSLQTYLSDGSKVEFKDLSLNEFLGKMALDNFEGKIYNSLHKELSNKEIQAEILKEFPKPQIHRRNTGYAVDELLKNNIFGDSAQGINLCKLLSGSEGTLAFTTEIVLQLTELPPKLSAMVVTHYKTLEDCLLDVAPLMTHNLHTCEMMDKVILDCTKNNRTQLENRFFVEGDPAALLMLEVKADTEEDLDNQLQQLLETVKKSGLSYASPILRLADVNKAIELRKAGLGLLGNIVGDRKAVACIEDTAVALEDLKDFIGEFTQIMKDYKQDAVYYAHAGAGELHLRPILNLKKSADVALFRSITTDVAKLTKKYHGSFSGEHGDGIVRAEFIPLMIGQKNYELLKRVKTYFDPQNIFNPGKIVDAYPMDESLRYEIDREEPEIKTLMDFSDSEGILKAAEKCNGSGDCRKTHLVSGAMCPSYHATKNEKDTTRGRANTLREFLTSSEKTNKFNNKELKEVFDLCLSCKACSSECPSNVDVATLKAEFLYQYQEENGYPLRAKLFAYNTKLNKLGSSMAGITNAMYDSKIFGGLLKKSVGVAEQRSLPKVYKFDFDKELQKAKVQANTTRSKVVLYIDEFTNYLDVDLGRDAIEVLTRLGYEVELFYAESGRTYISKGFLKQAKKLAIGNVDKLSQLAEKGLPIIGLEPSAILTFRDEYKRFGLDKKKMDAVAANSFLIEEFLAKEIQIGVLTSDLFTQEAKTVKIHTHCHQKSISNQKVTFDILNLPKNYTVSIISSGCCGMAGSFGYEKEHYEVSMQVGELKLFPAVRKASEDVIIAANGTSCRHQIYDGTQRKALHPISILKEALIA